GAGTGCCATTTGATGAGTAAGATCGAACAAGGGAGAGGGATATGGAAAGGATGAAGTAATGAAAGAGGAAGTCATTGCTAGTAGTAACGACTTGTCACGATCCATTGGTTCATATAGAATCCATGTCCTAGGTCTATCAAAAAACATTCTTTTCGCTAAGCGTATATAATAAAATAGAGTGAAAGGGTCCACCCCGAAACCAAGGGGGTACTAACTAACAGCTGAGTCCTCTCCGAACCGCAGGAGATAGTTGCCCATCATACGGCTCACCAACTTCACTTGCCTCTAAGGGGGGCTCGCTCCGGGCAGGTTCGGATCACTTACTATACACGGCCCTACGAAGGGGTTAGGAGCATTTTCAAGATGATTCTTTCTTTGTCGAGACGAAAAAGGAACCCATCTTTTCGATTGAAAAATGTGAGTCTGTTTTGCCCACTTTATCCATCCCCCTCTATCAAAATGATCAAAAAGGCATTTCAAATGCTTCTTATTCCCGTGTTTGATCTTATCCATCTCTGCCCCGCTTCCATGTGGGAAGAGACCCCTGTAGAGAATGAAGAGGAGCCAAGGATCTTACTCTCAAGAGTGCTTCGATAGGCTCCACTCTCTCCCCTGAATAAGTCAGGCTCCGTTAGCCTGGGCTGAGATGGGGATAACGAGTCGACGATTGAAGCCCCCAACGTTCTGCCAGACACTGGACAGGGGTAAGCTCTGTAAATGTGTAGAGCCAAGTGTGGTGTAGTAGTAGGCACTTCTAGGCCCCTTCCCGGCTACTGGATCACTCCAGTGCTTCGGGTACTACGGACCCTCTGCCATCCATTGCAGCAGAGCCGTTTCATGAGCGGGGGGGCTAAGCGCAGTTCTTTGAATCAAAGGTTTCATGAAATCGAAATCGATTCTTTTTTAGATATCTGGATAGATGGATGGATCTATCTTTCTATTCAGATATCTTTTGCAATCAGCCCCAAATCCTTGATTTGGCCAGGAAACAAAGCACTGCTTTGGGCCCAGGAAGCGAAGGGAATGAGCTCGGCTGCTTCTCCCCCACACTTCTTTATTTCTCCGTGCCCCTTCCGCATGCGCTTCGCGCGCCATTGGTGCTTTGCTCTCCTCTTATTTCTTCATTGGAGGGTTCGGATGGACTTCGCCGTTCTTTCCCAACGAAAATGGAAAGGGCTGTATCACATCGAGATGTCGATTCGTTTTCCGCCCCAAATGAGATGGGGAATTAGTCACCTCTATCCCTTCATCTTTTTAAAAGGAATCGAGGCCCGGCCCGGCTCGCGTCGTTCCAACAACCGACGGGGAGCACCTCAGTATACGATCGCGCGCAGTAACTGGGAGTCCTATTACACCTAAGGCCAACTTCCATTCACCAAACCCAGGTTCATCTCGTGTAGTGATTGTGGACTCGTACAAGGATATGGAGTCGACGGTTGATGTATCAGACTCGACCCTGTCTTTCGTAGCATGCATTCCCATCTGTGTTGCAACTGATTTGGTAAGCTACGTGTCCGGTGCACGGAAACCTGCCTTCGGTCTCCCAACCTTACTCATGGCAACCTTCCGGCCGCCCAACGACCTATAACGCTAGTCACTACTCCCACTGGGGCTAGGAAGTAAGCCCCACAACCCAAAGCGGCGAAGAACAAATAGAATTTGCTACAAAAGCCGGCTAACGGGGGTATTCCTGCGTATGAGAACATTGTAATGGAGAAGGTCATAGCCGAAATAGGATTCGTTTTGGCTAGAGCGCCCAAATCCGCTATATATTTGACACGGGTTTGCCGTAATGCTGGAACTATGGCGAATGCATCTATCGTCATTGATGCATAAATAAATATACCAATTAGTAGTGATTGAATTCCTTCTATGGTTCCACATGAGAAACCAGTACGAATATAACCTACATGTCCAATCGAACTATGAGCTAGAGGTCTTTTGACTTTCGTTTGGGCC
This portion of the Triticum dicoccoides isolate Atlit2015 ecotype Zavitan chromosome 7A, WEW_v2.0, whole genome shotgun sequence genome encodes:
- the LOC119330915 gene encoding NADH-ubiquinone oxidoreductase chain 2-like, which translates into the protein MGILFIAVGFLFKITAVPFHMWAPDIYEGSPTPVTAFLSIAPKISISANMSRVSIVASYGGTLQQIFFFCSIASMILGALAAMAQTKVKRPLAHSSIGHVGYIRTGFSCGTIEGIQSLLIGIFIYASMTIDAFAIVPALRQTRVKYIADLGALAKTNPISAMTFSITMFSYAGIPPLAGFCSKFYLFFAALGCGAYFLAPVGVVTSVIGRWAAGRLP